From a single Sinorhizobium sp. RAC02 genomic region:
- a CDS encoding arginyltransferase, which yields MNTQATSSPQFYLTAPAACPYLPQEMERKVFTHLVGERAPELNDLLTQGGFRRSQNIAYRPACETCRACISVRILVNEFKPRRSMRRVLATNADLIAYEYPAEPSSEQYSLFRHYLDARHQKGGMSDMSVLDYAMMVEDTHVNTKIIEYRLREEGAGLQERPQGELLAVALTDRMGDGLSMVYSFYNPERADRSFGTFMILDHIRRAKALGLPHVYLGYWVKGSRKMDYKTKFLPQEHLMPRGWERYDGENTETQP from the coding sequence GCCCCTATCTGCCGCAGGAGATGGAGAGGAAGGTGTTCACCCACCTGGTGGGTGAACGCGCGCCGGAGCTGAACGATCTTCTGACCCAGGGCGGCTTCCGCCGCTCGCAGAACATTGCCTATCGCCCGGCCTGCGAAACCTGCCGCGCCTGCATTTCCGTGCGCATCCTGGTCAACGAGTTCAAACCGCGCCGCTCCATGCGCCGGGTGCTTGCAACGAATGCCGATCTCATCGCATACGAATATCCGGCCGAGCCGTCGAGCGAGCAGTACTCCCTCTTCCGCCACTATCTCGATGCCCGCCACCAGAAGGGCGGCATGTCGGATATGTCGGTGCTCGACTATGCGATGATGGTGGAAGACACCCACGTCAACACGAAGATCATCGAATACCGCCTGCGCGAGGAGGGTGCCGGCCTCCAGGAGCGTCCGCAGGGCGAGCTTCTGGCCGTGGCGCTCACCGACCGCATGGGCGATGGCCTGTCGATGGTCTATTCCTTCTATAATCCGGAGCGCGCCGATCGCTCTTTCGGCACCTTCATGATCCTCGACCATATCCGTCGCGCCAAGGCGCTCGGCCTGCCGCACGTCTATCTCGGCTACTGGGTCAAGGGATCGCGCAAAATGGATTACAAAACAAAATTTTTGCCGCAGGAACACCTGATGCCGCGGGGTTGGGAACGCTATGATGGGGAAAATACCGAAACCCAGCCGTAG